In one Mycobacterium sp. NBC_00419 genomic region, the following are encoded:
- a CDS encoding bestrophin family ion channel: MIRSVGVAGPVKVAWVLVWQLRYDLLAVVIVAALMMPIPDAVQSENALAVLSVLGIAASIFIGFRNSNAYARWWEARTLWGGIIINSRALHNGLQSVDTGAAAMAPIVNRMRRRQVRHAWQLAAEMRGIPAVPGVVELTPEDPADASATDLIVFQADDIHKLRAGRYIDDQARVMLMAANTGTVTAQSGLERVRNQPVPIHYDLFIRAMAWFFGIMVFNRLDGASHHIASIVIGFLVMAVFVIAERVGHFIEEPMSNTVFDLPMYRLCTLITGNLLGAGHPLAQPQDSATAMVWR; this comes from the coding sequence ATGATCCGAAGTGTCGGGGTGGCCGGACCGGTCAAGGTCGCGTGGGTACTGGTGTGGCAGCTGCGCTATGACCTGCTGGCGGTGGTGATCGTCGCGGCGTTGATGATGCCGATCCCCGACGCCGTGCAGAGCGAGAACGCGCTGGCGGTGCTGTCGGTTCTCGGCATCGCCGCCTCGATCTTCATCGGCTTCCGCAACAGCAACGCCTACGCCAGATGGTGGGAGGCGCGGACGCTGTGGGGCGGCATCATCATCAACAGCAGGGCCCTGCACAACGGTCTTCAGTCTGTGGACACCGGGGCGGCGGCGATGGCCCCGATCGTGAACCGGATGCGCCGCCGCCAGGTCCGCCACGCCTGGCAGCTCGCCGCCGAAATGCGTGGAATCCCCGCGGTACCAGGGGTTGTCGAGCTCACCCCGGAAGACCCCGCCGACGCCAGTGCCACCGATCTGATCGTCTTCCAGGCTGACGACATCCACAAGCTGCGGGCCGGCCGGTATATCGACGATCAGGCCCGGGTGATGCTGATGGCGGCCAACACCGGAACAGTCACCGCGCAGAGCGGGCTGGAACGGGTGCGCAACCAGCCGGTGCCGATTCATTACGACCTGTTCATCCGGGCGATGGCCTGGTTCTTCGGGATCATGGTGTTCAACCGCCTCGACGGCGCCAGTCACCACATCGCCAGCATCGTGATCGGATTTCTGGTGATGGCGGTCTTCGTGATCGCCGAACGGGTGGGCCACTTCATCGAGGAACCGATGAGCAACACCGTGTTCGACCTGCCGATGTACCGGCTGTGCACCCTGATCACCGGCAACCTGCTCGGCGCCGGGCATCCGCTGGCGCAGCCTCAAGACAGCGCCACCGCAATGGTGTGGCGTTAG
- a CDS encoding TIGR03619 family F420-dependent LLM class oxidoreductase yields the protein MQFWCGTPFMKRPAEAPAVARMVDEAGYEGMICADHLIYPRVLRSPYPSPSGEPGWAPETPWPDSWVLIGAMAAVTTRLRFSNAIYVAPARPLLEVAKQVATAAALSEGRVSLGVGIGWMREEYELLGQDFSNRGKRLDEMIPALRALWQGGWVSWDGTYYQVPEMMVEPHPPQPVPIWCGGESEAALRRAAKLCDGWIGTAYSWDGAVAYVEKLNALRREFGRSREPFDIMVALLERPSPDLYKRAEDIGITAVMCAPWVTEPDIDTGTDVERFRAPIERFAHAVVAKCR from the coding sequence ATGCAGTTCTGGTGCGGCACCCCGTTCATGAAGCGACCGGCCGAGGCCCCCGCGGTGGCCCGGATGGTCGACGAGGCCGGCTACGAGGGCATGATCTGCGCCGACCACCTGATCTATCCGCGGGTGCTGCGCTCGCCCTATCCCTCGCCCAGCGGTGAACCCGGCTGGGCGCCCGAGACGCCGTGGCCCGACAGCTGGGTGCTGATTGGTGCGATGGCCGCGGTGACCACGCGGCTGCGGTTCTCCAACGCGATCTACGTCGCACCGGCCCGGCCGCTGCTGGAGGTGGCCAAGCAGGTGGCCACCGCCGCTGCGCTGTCGGAGGGACGGGTGTCACTCGGTGTCGGAATCGGTTGGATGCGTGAGGAATACGAGCTGTTGGGCCAGGACTTTTCCAACCGTGGCAAGCGACTGGACGAGATGATTCCGGCGCTGCGCGCACTGTGGCAGGGCGGCTGGGTGTCGTGGGACGGGACGTACTACCAGGTTCCGGAGATGATGGTCGAACCCCATCCCCCACAACCGGTTCCGATCTGGTGCGGTGGCGAATCCGAGGCGGCGCTGCGCCGCGCGGCGAAGCTGTGTGACGGTTGGATAGGCACGGCCTACAGCTGGGACGGCGCGGTGGCCTACGTCGAGAAGCTCAACGCTCTGCGGCGCGAATTCGGCCGCAGCCGAGAACCTTTCGACATCATGGTGGCGTTACTCGAGCGGCCGTCGCCGGATCTGTACAAACGCGCCGAGGACATCGGCATCACCGCAGTGATGTGTGCCCCCTGGGTCACCGAACCGGATATCGACACCGGCACCGACGTCGAGCGCTTTCGCGCACCGATCGAGCGGTTCGCCCACGCCGTCGTGGCCAAATGCCGGTGA
- a CDS encoding MarR family winged helix-turn-helix transcriptional regulator: MSSTPPQTTGLGSDLLGVVAKLNRLATQRIRLPLPWAQARLLSTIDDQGHARISDLAELDHCSQPTMTTQVRRLEDAGLVARAPDPDDARAVRIRITPEGQRVLAQVRADRAAVIDPRIERLSDEDRDILSAAVGALHRLLGDLDSPADS; encoded by the coding sequence ATGAGTTCGACGCCGCCACAGACCACCGGACTGGGTTCGGACCTGCTGGGCGTCGTCGCCAAGCTCAACCGGCTGGCGACCCAGCGCATCCGGCTACCGTTGCCCTGGGCGCAGGCCAGGCTGCTGAGCACCATCGACGACCAGGGCCACGCCCGGATCTCGGATCTGGCCGAACTCGACCACTGCTCGCAGCCGACGATGACCACCCAGGTACGCCGGCTCGAAGACGCCGGGCTGGTGGCCCGCGCCCCCGATCCCGACGACGCCCGCGCGGTGCGCATTCGCATCACACCCGAGGGCCAGCGCGTGCTGGCTCAGGTCCGGGCGGACCGCGCGGCGGTCATCGACCCGCGCATCGAGCGGCTCTCCGATGAGGACCGCGACATCCTGTCGGCCGCCGTCGGCGCCTTGCACCGACTCCTCGGCGATCTCGACAGCCCTGCCGATTCGTAG